The DNA window CAAACAATTTGGCGATACGATCGCGCAAACGTTCTTGCTCACCCAAAAGTGCATCACCGTTGAGTAAGCGAGAAATACCAGGGTTCTTTTCAGCAAAACCGAGGATAAGGTGCATTATTAATTGGATGCGGGTTGCGGCCTCTTTTTCTTCATCCATAATTTTGTTGATGCGTGAAAAAAGGGTTTCTTCAATGAACTCAATCAAGCCTTCGAACATCCGTGCTTTGCTTGGAAAGTGACGATATAAGGCCGCCTCCGAAACACCCACTTGTTCAGCCAATTTAGCTGTTGTGATCCTCTGACCATGATTATTTTCTAACATTCCTGCTAGAGCTTGCAGGATCTGCGCGCGCCTATTGGGTTTTTTTATTGCGGGCATGATGGTACCTATTTACTTTTCTTATTATTTTGATTGGCTGAATATTCATTATTCAACAGCTTCAGTAACTCAATAGCTAATGCGTATTTACTAGCAGCAGGTAAACTGATGGTATTGTTTTTTGTAATGACCGTGAGTGCATTTCGATCAGAATTAAATCCTAAATCAGATGATGACACATCATTCGCCGCGATCATATTTAATTTTTTGCGCTCAAGTTTGCCCTTAGCGTAGGCTTCGACGTCATGCGTTTCGGCAGCAAAACCAAGTGTAAATGGCGGATTTGAGAGCGCAGCAACCGTTTTTAGAATATCAGGGTTTTGCTCAAATGAAAGCGTTAAGAGGCCCGCTTTCTTTTTCACTTTATGTGTTGGAATGTCCGTAAGTCTGAAATCAGCAACGGCAGCGCAGCCAATGAAAATGTCTTGCGTTTGAATATGCGCCATAACAGCGTCATGCATCTCTTGCGCGCTAATAACTGATATTAACTCGATATTAGCTGGTGGTGAGATACTTACAGGGCCTGAGACGAGTGTTACTTCAGCCCCCATTTTTTGAGCCGCTTCGGCTATTGCGTAACCCATTTTTCCTGAGCTGTGATTTGATATATAGCGAACGGGGTCCAATGCTTCACGGGTTGGACCTGCGGTGATCAATATTTTTTTACCGGCAAATAGACTCGGCGGATGGTTTATTTGCTCATTACTTATTTCTTCATTGTTTGTTTGCCCAGCAAGATAGTTAGCTATAAAGGTAACAATGTCCTCGGGCTCAGACATGCGGCCGTAACCGATGTCGCCACAAGCTTGTTCGCCGCTAGCAGGACCAATTTGCAAAACGCCTCGATGCTGCAATTTCTGCAGGTTTTCCGTGGTTGCCGGTGCAGCCCACATTTGCTGATTCATCGCAGGTGCTATAGCAATCGGTGCTTTGGTGGCTAAGGCCAAGGTGGTAAGCAAATCATCAGCTAGACCGTGAGTCAGTTTCGCCATGATGTTGGCCGTTGCTGGAGCAATGACAAAAATATCAGCCCAACGAGCTAGCTCAATATGACCCATAGCCGCTTCCGCATCTTCGTCTAATAAACTGTTGCTTATTTTGTTTCCGGATACCGCTTGTAAGGCTAACGGACTGACAAACTCCTTCGCTGAGTCAGTCATGACAACTCTAACATTGGCACCTTGAGCAATAAATTTACGCACAAGGTCTGGAGTTTTGTATGCAGCGATGCCGCCACTAATACCAAGTAAAACGTTCTTTTGTTCAAGTTGCATATTTTGCTATAGCGAGTACAACTGTGCGTTGCATTCGTTCATCAAGGGAGTAGATGAACAGTATTGTGACAAAGTTAACCAAGGAAGGGAAATATGAAAATCACTAATTGGCCTCAATTTGAGCGTCCAAGAGAAAAATTACTGCAGTTTGGCGCTCAAACGCTATCCGATGCCGAACTACTTGCTATTGTTCTTCACACCGGAATCAAAGGCAAGAACGCAGTCGAGATTGCGCGTGAAGCCCTTGGAACATATGGCTCTGTGCGGGCTTTAATGAGCGCAAGTAAGACGCAACTCACCGGTACACTTGGTTTTGGCGTGGCAAAATATGCAACCCTAACGGCTTGCTTTGAATTAACCAAACGTTCGCTCGCGGAAAACTTACTCAAGCCTCATAGCTTTACACAGGCCGACGCGGCTTCAAACTATTTATTGGCTGAGTTACGCGATAAACCCCACGAAGTATTTTCGATGTTGCTACTTGATAGTCAACATCAGCTAATCGCCTTTAGACATATGTTTAGGGGCACAATTAATAGTGCAGCTGTTTACCCTAGAGAATTAGTTAAACAAGCCTTAGAGGACAATGCTGCCGCGGTCATCTTAGCGCATAATCACCCCAGTGGTGTGGCAGAACCCAGTCAGGCCGACATACAAATAACCGAAAGAATTAAGCGAGCAATGGAATTAATCGATGTAAGAGTGCTAGATCACTTTGTGATCGGTGACGGAACTGCGGTATCATTCGCGCAACGAGGACTGTTATAGCTATTTATCACACGTGAAAAAATAAACGCACATGAAAAAATGGAAAATTTACCTAATTAATTTGGCGAGGTCTACGGAAAGACTAGCGGCCTGCGCGCGCCAGCTTGATGCTCACGGTCTTCCATATGAACGCATCGAGGCGGTCGATGGCGACGATATGCAGAACTCAACTATAAGTGATGTTTATGACTTTAATAAGTCGTCGTATCACAAGCGTATGACGGAGGGTGAAATTGCGTGTTATTTAAGTCATGTTCAAACTTGGCAAAGAATTGTAGATGAAAAGCTAGATTATGCGGTTATCTTAGAAGACGATATTTTATTACAAGAGGGTATCCAGCAAGGTTTAGACGCTATCGCATTGTTCAACGAACCTTGGGATCTAATTAAGCTCGCCGAAGCACCGATTAAACGTAAGGTTGAGCATTGCATTCCAGTTGCAGACTTTTCGCTAGTGACCTACAACAAGGTACCCATTCGTTCTTGTGCACAAGTTATTAGCTTCGCGGGTGCAAAGAAGTTGTTGGCTAATAGTTCAAAGGTCACTCGGCCCGTTGATGTTGAACTACAGTATTGGTGGAAGTCTGAGCTTTGTGTGTTTGGTTTACAGCCTTACACCGTCGCGCCGGACCACAACCTTTTCAGCGAAATTGATAAAGGTCAAAACCGTAAAAAAGCAAAACAAAGTTTTCCAAAAAAAGTAGTGAGTGGGTTTTACTTTCTTTTTAAAAATAAAAAAGAACTTAAGAAACGACTACATAAACTAAACAAACGATAGCTCTCTTTTCGCTTACCTGAATATAAAAGCGAAAGCGGTCAACAGCGACGGCACTTCAATTTGTAGAAATAATAAGTTGGGCTTGAGGAAATTCCTGAATACAGCAGGTAAAAGCCAACTATATTGTTCGAACTAGCCGTCTTATTAACAGGCCATTTTCAATCAATAATTTAGCCAAAATAAAGACTCTCGCTTGTCGATAATTTGTTATACTGCGGCTAATGGAGTGTGTAGAGTTTTAACTTTTTCGATGTGATACAAAAGTACTTTTGTGAATAAGTATTTGTAGTCAATCTTTGCATTGTAGGTGAGAAACCACCGTTAATCCGTTAAAAACGCAAAAAAATCGCCCTAACGTGAAGTTTTTGTTGAATTGGGCTGTTGTTTGCTGTATAAAATGCGCCCTCATTATTAAAGACGTTTAACAGCAATTTTTGTTTGCTTGGGTTAGACGGCAAACAGTTTTTCTGGAGACAATAAGATGTCAAAAGTTTGTATAGTTACAGGTAAGCGTCCTTTATCGGGCAACAACCGCTCACACGCTAGAAACGCGACTCGTCGTCGCTTTTTGCCAAATCTTCAAACTCACCGCTTTTGGGTTGAGAGTGAAAACCGTTTCGTGAAATTACGCCTTACTACTAAAGGTATGCGTATTATCGATAAGAAGGGCATTGATACAGTATTAGCTGATATCCGCGCTCGTGGCGAGAAAGTTTAAGGAATTACCATGAGAGATAAAATTAAATTAGTTTCTACTGCTGGTACTGGTTTCTACTACACCACAGACAAAAACAAGCGTAATATGCCTGGCAAAATGGAGATCAAAAAGTATGATCCTAAAATTCGCCAACACGTTATGTTCAAGGAAGCAAAAATCAAGTAATTAACTTGCATTTTGTCTCCACAAAAACCCGGCTTTTGCTGGGTTTTTTGCTTCTAGATTGTTGTTGCTTGCAATGTATTGTTGCTCCATTGAATACATGCAAAGAAATAAGCAATCATGGAGTTAAACCACAAGCAAGAACACAAACTCCCTTGTTGTTAATAAACTCTATTGATCAATTGCGCGTCTACCTGTCTAATAGGTAAGTGTGCTGTTCTACTTAATAGACTAATGAAAAAATATTTGTTTTACATCTCTCAAAATTACTCATTTGAAGTTTTGCGCCCTTTACAAAGTGAAATTTGGCGCCAAGGTGGGGACGTCGCTTGGTTTGCAGAAGATGCTGGCGTTAATGTAAACGTTTCTTTTTTCAGGCCGAATGAGCAAGTACTTACCAATATTGAAGATGCAATCGCGTTCAACCCATTTGCTGTTTTTGTGCCAGGCAACATGGTTCCCACTTTTTTGCCTGGTTTAAAAGTAGGCATATTCCATGGCTTTGTTGGTTTCAAAAAGCGTAAGAAAGATAATCTAAATTATCATTTTATTATTAGAGATTGTTTTGATTTGTATTGTACTCACGGCGAGTCATCCACTGCCACATTTCAAGCACTGGCGAAAAAACATAAGCACTTCCAAGTTATCGAAACGGGCTATTGCAAAATGGATCCGTATTTTTCATCCTTGTTAGCGGACAAAAAGGTGAATGAAAAGCCAGTGATTTTGTTTAGCTCTACGTTTTCACCAAGAATGACGCAAGCACCTACATTATTGCCATACATCGAAAAACTATCGCACAATACAAAATGGAAATGGAATGTGACTTTTCATCCTAAAATGGCGAAAGAAACGGTTGAGGCATACAAGAAGATTCAGCATGAAAATTTAAGCTTTATCGAAACAGATGAGCTTGCTCCGCATATGGTTGAAGCGGATTTGATGCTGGGTGATAACTCGTCTATGATTACCGACTATCTGCTGTTGAACAAGCCAGTTGTGACCGTTAACAATGAAGCGCCAACGCCGTATTTGCATAATATCACTGACCCAGAACAACTGGAAAGCGCGATAGAATATGCGCTTGCTCAACCCGAAGAGCTCATGAACGCAATTAGAGACTTCGGGCAGTACACTCACCCGTATACGGACGGTAAGTCGGCAGAGAGAGTTTTGCTCGCTGTCGAGCAAGCTGCACAAAACATGTATAAAATGAAAAAAAAGCCGCACAATTTTATTCGCAACTTAAAAGCCAGAAAGAAGTTTTCTTATTGGAAGTTCTGAATAGGGCACCGAACAGGAGCTCTAGTTCGGCGCAGCAAGATATTAATCTAGCGACAATCTACGGCGTAAAACTAGGGATGTAAATGGTTCGACTATCGCAAAAAGCGTGGAACAACGTGATTATCTTTGCCATGTTGGCGATGATCCTCATATTGAATATAAGTAGCTTTAAATCAGATGACTCTGACTTCCCTGTGCCTATTATAGAAGAAGGAGGGCTCTTACTTAGTTTGCAAATTGATCAATATGTGATTGAACGTGCGGGTCAAACGTGGCGCTTATCTTCTTCGAGCCCCTTAGCAAATGAGCAATCTTTAGAAGAACGCTCCGATGCCTTAGCTAAGTTAGTCGACAACTGGCAGAGAGCGCTCGTCAAATCACAATATGAGGTAACGGCAGAGGTATTGGAGTCACCCGATGTCGTTGTGGTTTTATGGCTAGCGGGTGAACGAAATGGTCTTGTACTACCTATAAAGACGATTAATCAGCAAACTTATTTAATGTTCAACAATGAAGTGATGTTATTAGACTTCCCGACAGTTGAACAACTTACTCAGTGGTAACTTAATCCATGCCAGAATTACCTGAAGTCGAAGTCACTAAACTGGGTATTGCGCCTTTTTTGGAAGGCAATGTCATTAGTAAAATTGTCGTTCATCAGCCACAATTGCGATGGATTGTGCCATATGAGGTGCAGCTTGCATGCCAACAAACCATTAACTCAGTGACGCGCCGAGCAAAGTATTTATTCATCAACACTGACGTTGGCGCCTTAGTCATGCACTTAGGGATGTCGGGTAAGATGCGGGTGGTTGATACGCACCTTGAGCGCAAAAAGCATGATCATATTGAAATAGAATTAATGACAGGTAAGAAGTTAGTGTTTAACGATGCGCGCCGCTTTGGTTCTTGTTTATGGCAATCGCCAACTGAACCGCCTTTGAAGATATTGCGCTCCTTAGGCCCCGAACCATTGACCGCTGAGTTTGACGCTAAAGTATTGTTTAGTAAATCGCGAGGCAAGCTGTCGCCAGTTAAGAGCTTCATTATGGACAATGCTGTGGTAGTTGGCGTTGGGAATATTTACGCTAATGAATCGCTGTTTAAGTCAGGTATTGACCCACGTAGAGCGGCAGGAAAAGTGAGCCTTAAACGCTACAAATTACTGACAGAGAATATTAAACAGGTGTTAGCGAATGCAATCAGTCAAGGTGGAACAACGTTAAAGGACTTTGCCCAAGCCGATGGCAACCCGGGCTACTTTGCACAGCAGTTGCTGGTTTATGGGCGTGCTGGTGAAGCGTGTGAAATTTGTGAAACACCTATTCGTTCTGTCGTTATTGGTCAACGTAATACGTTTTACTGTATCCAGTGTCAAAAATAGAAAGTAGATTTGTAGCTACAAATCTACACTGACAAACCTAAGCTTAGTATGATGTTAATGCTTCACTGAACATAACTGATTACTTCTTATGATGTAAACGTTGCTCTAACGCCTCTAATACTTCTGGCGCAACAAATTCACTGACGTCGCCATGGTGTAATGCGACTTCCTTAACTAAGGTAGAAGAAATAAACGAGTTTTCTTCGGATGGGGTTAAGAATACGCTTTCAAGATCACGGTTAAGACGTCGGTTCATGTTAGCGAGTTGAAATTCGAATTCAAAATCAGAAACGGCGCGTAAACCACGAATAAGTATGTTTGAGCCTTCAACACGGGCTAAATCGGCAAGTAAACCAGTAAAGCCTTTTACTTCAACGTTCGGTAAATCCCGTGTAACGTGCTTCACCAACTCAACTCTTTCTTCTAAGCTAAACAATGGTTGCTTGTTGGGATTGTATGCAACAGCAACCATCACGTGTGAAAACATTTTCGATGCTCTACCGATAAGGTCAGAGTGGCCGTTAGTGATGGGGTCAAATGTGCCAGGATAAATTGCTTTAATTTGTGTCATCCCTAATATGCCTGTGGTGTTAGTTGAGAGTAGGGGAGTGACAGTAACTGAAACGGGGCAATAATTGCAATTAATTATCGATAAAAAGTGTTTAACTACAGGCCAATGCGATAATATCGTGTGTGGATTTTTTACTATATGGACTGGATTTATTTCGTGATGTTTCGCGCCTTCGCTATTTTCTTTTTACTTCTTGCCTTCAGCACATCGGCTTTAGCTTCGCCGTGGGTTGGCACGGTGGATAAACAATTACATTATGATCTACAAACACTGCAGGAGTGGGGCTATTTAGACGCAACTCTAATTACCTATCCAGTGCCTTGGAAAGGGGTTGCCAATCAGATACTATCGCTAGATGAACGCAACATGCCTCAAATGCCAAGACAGGCTGCGCAGCGACTAAGCCACTATTTGAATCTGCAAAAGCAGGAAAAAAGCAGGACCTTTTTAGAGCTGCAGGCTTCCAGTGATGATCCTAGGCTAACTTCTTTCGATGGTATAAACGATATCAAAGCCTCTGCCAAAGTTACCAGCGAGTTTTATTGGGACCGTTTAAGCGGTCAACTAAGCGTTAATTACCAATCCGGCGGCGAAAAGAATTTAGACAATAGCTTTCTGGCTTATCAATTTGGTGAGTGGAACGTTCGGGCGGGCTCAATTGATCAATGGTGGGGACCGGCGCAGTCAAGCAGTTTAATATTGTCTAATAACGCAAGGCCCATCCCAACGTTAGCACTCTCACGCTCATCAGCAGTTGCATCAGAGAGCCAATGGTTATCTTGGATGGGACCTTGGTATTTCACGAGTCAGTTGGGGCAGCTCGAGAGCAACAGAGCCGTACCGGATACAAAGTTGCTGTTAAATCGATTTACTTTTAGTCCGTTTAAGCGCTTTGAATTTGGTGCATCTTGGGCGGCTATGTGGGGCGGCGAAGGTCAACCTAATAGTTTTAGTGACTTCATTGATGTCATTACATTTCAGGCAGTATGCACTCGTGAGCGCGATGTTTGTGATGATTCTGATTTAACCAAGCAAGGCAATCACCTTGCTGGATTTGACGCCAAATATACCTTTAAGCTCTTCGAAAGACCTATTTCTGTATACGCTCAACGCATTGGTGAAGACGCCGTTAGTGGCATTAACATTACGGACCAAGCGAACCTATTTGGTATTTCTACCTATTTTGCGAATGCGAAAGTGTTCCTAGAAAGCAGCGATACTAATATTACATGTGCAGGCGACGGCAGCACCATCACCAATTGCTATTATGAGAATGGTGTATATACCAGTGGGTATCGCTATAGAGGAAGAGCGATTGGCAGTACTTTTGACAGTGACGCCAAACAAGTCACTGTGGGTGCTAACATTCGCTTTGACGGTGGTGCCATTGCTGAGGTTATTTTACGCAAAGCCGAATTAAACCCAGATGGCACAAGACCCTCACCTGTTTTAACTGACGACGTAACAGAGGATTTGCTACAACTGAGCGGCTTTTATCAACGCCCCTTCGGCGACTGGTTGCTAAAGGCAGGCGGAAGCATTGAATCACGTAAATTTGTTACGCAGGATAACGAAGTTGACGCACTGCTGTATTTGAACGCGACTTACGCATTCGACTAGCGCTTGATGCGGTTGCTAGGATTGATAGCCTTGCACAACTGACTTCCAACAATCTTCATCGTAATAATAGGGCGAAAATTTCGCCCTTTGTTTTTCTAGAGAACGTTTAAATCTCGCCAAATTTGCACTTTTCCAAGCGTCCCCGCTGCGAATTTTGCAACCATCAAAATCCAATAGATACACTTTTATCTGCGTTTCATCACCGCTCTTTACCGATGGCTGGTCTGAAGTTTCAACCGACGGTGTCTTTTCGCCTAATAATTCTTGTTGTAAAGTTGAGTTGGGTTGTTGCAGCAAGACATTTTTGACATTGATATCGTAGTGACAAGCTTGAAGGTCGTGCATTTTGCGCAAAGTCGCACCGATCTGATGCCATACAGAGGGCTCAAGCGCCTGCTGTAAAATGTTGCTGTGCAGTTCTTGAGCGCGAGGAATAGTGCCGGTAATGATGTCAGCGGTATAGGAAAAGCGAGTGTGCTGTAGCTTTGCAGCTAAAGGTTTTGGAACGTTTAAACCTGCGTCATGTAATTTCGCTAGCAAGCTAAGCTCTTGATAGGGCCGCGTTTGTGTTACATCACGAAATATAAACTTGTCGGTAGATACCTTAGCAACCAATCCACCGCGATAATAATGACGTAAGACGCAATTTTCGCCGGATACCGAGAAGAAATAAACTAAGCCGCGGCCAGAAGCGGTATTTGTAATTAAATTTTCAGTCAATAACCAGCTTGGATCGAAGCGTTGGCATAAGCGGTTCAAATCGTCATTGAGAGTTTCAGGGCATGGCGCCCAAGTGCTTCGCTTAGGCAACAAAATAAACTCATTTGGCCCAAC is part of the Glaciecola nitratireducens FR1064 genome and encodes:
- the slmA gene encoding nucleoid occlusion factor SlmA, with the translated sequence MPAIKKPNRRAQILQALAGMLENNHGQRITTAKLAEQVGVSEAALYRHFPSKARMFEGLIEFIEETLFSRINKIMDEEKEAATRIQLIMHLILGFAEKNPGISRLLNGDALLGEQERLRDRIAKLFERLESQLKQILRERKLREGKSLEVDEAILANILICFVDGKVNQFVRTKFQRTPTHQFGEYWSAIKNHYLVN
- the coaBC gene encoding bifunctional phosphopantothenoylcysteine decarboxylase/phosphopantothenate--cysteine ligase CoaBC, which translates into the protein MQLEQKNVLLGISGGIAAYKTPDLVRKFIAQGANVRVVMTDSAKEFVSPLALQAVSGNKISNSLLDEDAEAAMGHIELARWADIFVIAPATANIMAKLTHGLADDLLTTLALATKAPIAIAPAMNQQMWAAPATTENLQKLQHRGVLQIGPASGEQACGDIGYGRMSEPEDIVTFIANYLAGQTNNEEISNEQINHPPSLFAGKKILITAGPTREALDPVRYISNHSSGKMGYAIAEAAQKMGAEVTLVSGPVSISPPANIELISVISAQEMHDAVMAHIQTQDIFIGCAAVADFRLTDIPTHKVKKKAGLLTLSFEQNPDILKTVAALSNPPFTLGFAAETHDVEAYAKGKLERKKLNMIAANDVSSSDLGFNSDRNALTVITKNNTISLPAASKYALAIELLKLLNNEYSANQNNKKSK
- the radC gene encoding RadC family protein translates to MKITNWPQFERPREKLLQFGAQTLSDAELLAIVLHTGIKGKNAVEIAREALGTYGSVRALMSASKTQLTGTLGFGVAKYATLTACFELTKRSLAENLLKPHSFTQADAASNYLLAELRDKPHEVFSMLLLDSQHQLIAFRHMFRGTINSAAVYPRELVKQALEDNAAAVILAHNHPSGVAEPSQADIQITERIKRAMELIDVRVLDHFVIGDGTAVSFAQRGLL
- a CDS encoding glycosyltransferase family 25 protein; the encoded protein is MKKWKIYLINLARSTERLAACARQLDAHGLPYERIEAVDGDDMQNSTISDVYDFNKSSYHKRMTEGEIACYLSHVQTWQRIVDEKLDYAVILEDDILLQEGIQQGLDAIALFNEPWDLIKLAEAPIKRKVEHCIPVADFSLVTYNKVPIRSCAQVISFAGAKKLLANSSKVTRPVDVELQYWWKSELCVFGLQPYTVAPDHNLFSEIDKGQNRKKAKQSFPKKVVSGFYFLFKNKKELKKRLHKLNKR
- the rpmB gene encoding 50S ribosomal protein L28, producing MSKVCIVTGKRPLSGNNRSHARNATRRRFLPNLQTHRFWVESENRFVKLRLTTKGMRIIDKKGIDTVLADIRARGEKV
- the rpmG gene encoding 50S ribosomal protein L33, translating into MRDKIKLVSTAGTGFYYTTDKNKRNMPGKMEIKKYDPKIRQHVMFKEAKIK
- a CDS encoding CDP-glycerol--glycerophosphate glycerophosphotransferase, translating into MKKYLFYISQNYSFEVLRPLQSEIWRQGGDVAWFAEDAGVNVNVSFFRPNEQVLTNIEDAIAFNPFAVFVPGNMVPTFLPGLKVGIFHGFVGFKKRKKDNLNYHFIIRDCFDLYCTHGESSTATFQALAKKHKHFQVIETGYCKMDPYFSSLLADKKVNEKPVILFSSTFSPRMTQAPTLLPYIEKLSHNTKWKWNVTFHPKMAKETVEAYKKIQHENLSFIETDELAPHMVEADLMLGDNSSMITDYLLLNKPVVTVNNEAPTPYLHNITDPEQLESAIEYALAQPEELMNAIRDFGQYTHPYTDGKSAERVLLAVEQAAQNMYKMKKKPHNFIRNLKARKKFSYWKF
- the mutM gene encoding bifunctional DNA-formamidopyrimidine glycosylase/DNA-(apurinic or apyrimidinic site) lyase, producing MPELPEVEVTKLGIAPFLEGNVISKIVVHQPQLRWIVPYEVQLACQQTINSVTRRAKYLFINTDVGALVMHLGMSGKMRVVDTHLERKKHDHIEIELMTGKKLVFNDARRFGSCLWQSPTEPPLKILRSLGPEPLTAEFDAKVLFSKSRGKLSPVKSFIMDNAVVVGVGNIYANESLFKSGIDPRRAAGKVSLKRYKLLTENIKQVLANAISQGGTTLKDFAQADGNPGYFAQQLLVYGRAGEACEICETPIRSVVIGQRNTFYCIQCQK
- the coaD gene encoding pantetheine-phosphate adenylyltransferase → MTQIKAIYPGTFDPITNGHSDLIGRASKMFSHVMVAVAYNPNKQPLFSLEERVELVKHVTRDLPNVEVKGFTGLLADLARVEGSNILIRGLRAVSDFEFEFQLANMNRRLNRDLESVFLTPSEENSFISSTLVKEVALHHGDVSEFVAPEVLEALEQRLHHKK
- a CDS encoding capsule assembly Wzi family protein; protein product: MDWIYFVMFRAFAIFFLLLAFSTSALASPWVGTVDKQLHYDLQTLQEWGYLDATLITYPVPWKGVANQILSLDERNMPQMPRQAAQRLSHYLNLQKQEKSRTFLELQASSDDPRLTSFDGINDIKASAKVTSEFYWDRLSGQLSVNYQSGGEKNLDNSFLAYQFGEWNVRAGSIDQWWGPAQSSSLILSNNARPIPTLALSRSSAVASESQWLSWMGPWYFTSQLGQLESNRAVPDTKLLLNRFTFSPFKRFEFGASWAAMWGGEGQPNSFSDFIDVITFQAVCTRERDVCDDSDLTKQGNHLAGFDAKYTFKLFERPISVYAQRIGEDAVSGINITDQANLFGISTYFANAKVFLESSDTNITCAGDGSTITNCYYENGVYTSGYRYRGRAIGSTFDSDAKQVTVGANIRFDGGAIAEVILRKAELNPDGTRPSPVLTDDVTEDLLQLSGFYQRPFGDWLLKAGGSIESRKFVTQDNEVDALLYLNATYAFD
- a CDS encoding 3-deoxy-D-manno-octulosonic acid kinase; translation: MPVIETFSVGPNEFILLPKRSTWAPCPETLNDDLNRLCQRFDPSWLLTENLITNTASGRGLVYFFSVSGENCVLRHYYRGGLVAKVSTDKFIFRDVTQTRPYQELSLLAKLHDAGLNVPKPLAAKLQHTRFSYTADIITGTIPRAQELHSNILQQALEPSVWHQIGATLRKMHDLQACHYDINVKNVLLQQPNSTLQQELLGEKTPSVETSDQPSVKSGDETQIKVYLLDFDGCKIRSGDAWKSANLARFKRSLEKQRAKFSPYYYDEDCWKSVVQGYQS